In Hermetia illucens chromosome 1, iHerIll2.2.curated.20191125, whole genome shotgun sequence, one genomic interval encodes:
- the LOC119661608 gene encoding uncharacterized protein LOC119661608, with protein MESGSNSILATKLTFQPNRVTCVNKNHHKTNFTPPTTLHQILDKTNTNLNQLEIPIFRTEQGRYLAEALGDPLIKGLTEIAEKRPTEPILYLANFLHNFAKNNAQPVPVQQSRQGTSHSVSGLLGQPTSGYSNNSVAPNTYNQSNGPVEETTSSPELDDASSTTDDRDEHGQSMLHFACARPHSRNALLTLIEESEVNITYRDELYRTARDVSLQANQPANAKQIDHYVLSLAAKGDISAFENMVSEGYDHILDITDDHGTNIVDFSRARGHDNLADFLETVQQFEETREEFHQQIRLNNMQRVKELVSVSDPARLIRTKNYYGRTALHIAVLKENEALVDYLTDLCRNSLKIGDNLERTALHYAMGINSVEKISRILIRKGAKRIVKDLKGRQPSYYFMNKADILRLQEEEDEDHGIE; from the exons ATGGAATCAGGATCGAACTCAATTCTCGCCACAAAACTCACTTT TCAGCCAAATCGCGTCACCTGTGTAAATAAAAATCATCACAAAACCAACTTTACTCCCCCGACGACATTGCATCAAATATTGG ATAAGACCAACACAAATTTGAATCAACTAGAAATACCAATTTTTCGAACAGAACAAGGACGATACTTAGCCGAAG CACTCGGCGATCCACTTATCAAAGGGCTCACTGAAATTGCCGAGAAACGTCCAACCGAACCGATTCTCTACTTGGCGAACTTTCTCCATAATTTCGCCAAAAACAACGCCCAACCGGTACCAGTACAACAATCCCGCCAGGGAACGTCGCATAGTGTAAGTGGGCTCCTAGGACAACCTACTTCAGGATACTCGAATAATTCAGTTGCACCGAACACCTATAACCAAAGCAATGGTCCAGTGGAAGAGACCACATCAAGTCCTGAGCTAGATGATGCCTCGTCAACTACTGATGATCGTGATGAGCATGGTCAGAGCATGCTGCACTTTGCATGCGCTCGACCCCACAGCCGCAACGCTTTGCTCACCCTTATTGAGGAATCTGAAGTGAATATCACTTACCGTGATGAATTATACCGAACAGCTCGTGACGTCTCACTTCAGGCGAACCAACCTGCAAATGCCAAACAAATTGATCACTATGTCCTCAGCCTTGCAGCTAAAG GAGACATAAGTGCCTTTGAAAACATGGTTTCCGAAGGATACGACCACATCTTAGATATCACAGATGACCATGGTACGAACATAGTAGATTTCAGTCGAGCACGCGGTCACGATAATTTGGCCGATTTCTTGGAGACAGTTCAACAATTCGAG GAAACCAGAGAGGAATTCCATCAACAGATTCGTTTAAATAACATGCAACGAGTGAAAGAACTTGTCTCAGTATCAGACCCTGCTAGGCTGATACGGACCAAAAATTATTATG GACGAACTGCCCTACACATTGCCGTCCTTAAAGAAAACGAAGCATTGGTTGACTACCTCACTGATCTTTGCCGGAACTCTTTGAAAATTGGTGACAAT CTCGAACGGACTGCACTACACTATGCAATGGGAATAAATTCTGTAGAGAAAATCAGTCGAATTTTAATAAGAAAAGGTGCCAAGCGAATAGTAAAAGACTTAAAAGGACGACAGCCAAGCTATTATTTTATGAACAAAGCAGACATCCTGCGACTTCAAGAGGAGGAAGACGAAGACCATGGAATTGAGTAA